The following proteins are encoded in a genomic region of Iodidimonas sp. SYSU 1G8:
- a CDS encoding 2Fe-2S iron-sulfur cluster-binding protein, translating to MAKLHITDREGVETVIEGEVGISVMENLRDNDYELEAICGGQCSCATCHIYIDDAWMAKIGARNDEENELLEELDCVQPNSRLSCQIEFTEDMDGLAIVIAPDE from the coding sequence ATGGCCAAGCTCCACATCACCGACCGTGAAGGCGTCGAAACCGTAATCGAGGGCGAGGTCGGCATCTCGGTGATGGAAAATCTGCGCGACAATGATTACGAGCTGGAGGCCATCTGCGGCGGCCAGTGCTCGTGCGCGACCTGCCACATCTATATCGACGACGCCTGGATGGCCAAGATCGGCGCGCGCAACGACGAAGAGAACGAACTGCTCGAGGAACTGGACTGCGTGCAGCCCAATTCGCGCCTGAGCTGCCAGATCGAGTTCACCGAAGACATGGATGGCCTCGCCATCGTCATCGCGCCCGACGAATAA
- a CDS encoding FAD-dependent oxidoreductase, which translates to MTQTFIVVGAGHAGGQAVATLRSKGFDGRIILIGDERYVPYERPPLSKAVLAGELEVERTFLKKETWYPEKNIEFRPNTLVTKLDRKARTISTASGEVLGYDKLLLATGTRVRKLQAPGADLDNIFYLRALDDTLAIQRKMTPGTNVVIVGGGYIGLEVAAVAVKMGCTVTVLEGLERVMSRVVAPEVSAFYHHVHTDAGVVIKTGMAVTGFEGDGKVERVTCADDSVFAADLVVIGVGVLPNVELAAEGDLAVDNGIVVDEYGQTSDDNIWAAGDCTNHPNALLGRRLRLESVQNAVDQAKTAANAMCGELKPYSEIPWFWSDQYDLKLQIVGLSEPGDEVVIRGNPAERKFSALYLRHGKFVAINAINMIKDFMAAKKLIAEGKILDPDKAADAEIALKDM; encoded by the coding sequence ATGACACAGACCTTCATCGTCGTCGGCGCCGGACATGCGGGCGGACAGGCAGTCGCCACGCTGCGTTCCAAGGGCTTCGACGGCCGCATCATCCTCATTGGCGACGAACGCTATGTGCCCTATGAGCGCCCGCCGCTGTCCAAAGCGGTTCTGGCCGGCGAACTGGAGGTCGAGCGGACGTTCCTGAAAAAGGAGACGTGGTATCCCGAGAAGAACATCGAGTTCCGTCCCAATACACTGGTGACGAAACTCGACCGGAAGGCCAGGACCATCAGCACCGCCAGCGGCGAGGTGCTGGGCTACGACAAGCTCCTGCTGGCCACCGGCACGCGCGTGCGCAAGCTGCAGGCGCCGGGGGCGGATCTCGACAACATCTTCTATCTCAGGGCGCTCGACGACACCCTGGCCATTCAACGGAAGATGACGCCCGGCACCAATGTGGTCATCGTCGGCGGCGGCTACATCGGCCTGGAAGTCGCGGCGGTCGCCGTGAAGATGGGGTGCACCGTCACCGTTCTGGAGGGCCTGGAACGTGTCATGAGCCGGGTCGTCGCGCCCGAGGTCTCGGCCTTCTACCACCACGTTCACACCGACGCGGGCGTTGTCATCAAGACGGGCATGGCCGTGACCGGATTCGAAGGCGACGGCAAGGTCGAGCGCGTCACCTGCGCCGATGATTCCGTGTTCGCCGCCGATCTCGTCGTCATCGGCGTCGGCGTGCTGCCGAACGTGGAACTGGCGGCCGAAGGCGATCTCGCGGTGGACAATGGCATCGTCGTCGACGAGTACGGCCAGACCAGCGACGACAATATCTGGGCCGCCGGGGACTGCACCAATCATCCCAATGCCCTGCTCGGCCGGCGACTGCGCCTCGAATCCGTGCAGAACGCCGTCGACCAGGCAAAGACGGCGGCGAACGCCATGTGCGGCGAACTGAAGCCCTATTCGGAAATCCCGTGGTTCTGGTCGGACCAGTACGATCTGAAACTGCAGATCGTCGGCCTGTCGGAGCCGGGCGACGAGGTCGTGATCCGCGGCAATCCGGCCGAACGCAAATTCTCGGCGCTGTATCTGCGGCACGGCAAATTCGTCGCGATCAATGCCATCAACATGATCAAGGATTTCATGGCGGCCAAGAAGCTGATCGCCGAGGGCAAAATCCTCGATCCAGACAAGGCGGCGGACGCCGAGATCGCCCTGAAAGACATGTGA
- a CDS encoding SDR family oxidoreductase gives MDLGLKGKNAIVTGSTKGIGRRVVDLLADEGVNVGICARNKDEVDQAVAEISKKGVKVIGGVVDVADTAAYVAWIKKTADELGGLDMFVPNVSAGGGFDPNNWAFKWADNFQADILGTVTGAEAATPYLEKTKGSMVFMSTTAASEFFAAPMSYSATKAAIVTYGSQLANFLGPKGIRVNIVSPGSIYFEGGDWDKIEKGNPAFFKHVLSTIAMGRYGKPEEVANVIVFLLSSAASWVTGVNVTVDGGQNKRVKF, from the coding sequence ATGGATCTGGGACTTAAGGGCAAGAACGCGATCGTTACGGGCTCGACGAAGGGAATTGGCCGTCGTGTGGTCGATCTTCTGGCGGACGAGGGCGTCAACGTCGGCATCTGCGCGCGTAACAAGGACGAAGTCGATCAGGCGGTCGCCGAGATTTCCAAGAAGGGCGTGAAGGTCATCGGCGGCGTCGTCGACGTAGCCGACACGGCGGCCTACGTCGCCTGGATCAAGAAGACGGCCGACGAGCTGGGCGGTCTGGACATGTTTGTGCCGAACGTGTCGGCCGGCGGCGGTTTCGACCCGAACAACTGGGCCTTCAAGTGGGCCGACAACTTCCAGGCCGATATCCTGGGCACCGTGACCGGTGCCGAGGCAGCCACCCCGTACCTGGAAAAGACCAAGGGCTCGATGGTGTTCATGTCGACGACGGCGGCCAGCGAATTCTTCGCCGCGCCGATGTCCTACAGCGCCACCAAGGCCGCGATCGTCACCTATGGCTCGCAGCTGGCCAATTTCCTGGGCCCGAAGGGCATCCGCGTCAACATCGTCTCGCCCGGCTCGATCTATTTCGAGGGCGGCGACTGGGACAAGATCGAGAAGGGCAATCCGGCTTTCTTCAAGCATGTCCTCTCGACCATCGCCATGGGCCGCTACGGCAAGCCCGAGGAAGTCGCCAACGTCATCGTCTTCCTGCTGTCCTCGGCGGCCAGCTGGGTGACCGGCGTCAACGTCACCGTCGACGGCGGCCAGAACAAGCGCGTCAAGTTCTAA
- a CDS encoding thiamine pyrophosphate-dependent dehydrogenase E1 component subunit alpha has translation MQLSREQLLRAYRQMKTIREFEDRLHEEIPKGLIPGFTHLYSGQEAIAVGVCENLNDSDAITSTHRGHGHCIAKGCDVKGMMAEIYGRATGLCGGKGGSMHIADLSKGMLGANGIVGGGPPLAMGASIAFRNRGKGEVAVALAGDGSCNSGPVFEAMNMAVMLNLPVIFVFENNGYSEQTAPAYAVGAGKTDMVRRAQGFGMPASKADGTDFFAVYDMTREAVERARNGGGPTALEFECLRFFGHFEGDPQKYRIKGEVEMARESMDCLKNFRKRVTEAKLLEASDLDSIDSEVLKLIDEAVAEAIAAPFPPDTDVTKNVYINY, from the coding sequence GTGCAATTATCACGTGAGCAATTGCTCCGGGCGTATCGTCAAATGAAGACCATCCGCGAATTCGAGGATCGTCTTCACGAGGAAATCCCGAAAGGGCTCATTCCCGGCTTTACGCACCTTTATTCGGGGCAGGAAGCGATCGCCGTCGGCGTTTGCGAGAACCTGAACGACAGCGACGCCATCACCTCCACGCACCGCGGCCACGGCCACTGCATCGCCAAGGGTTGCGACGTGAAGGGCATGATGGCCGAGATTTACGGCCGCGCGACCGGCCTGTGCGGCGGCAAGGGCGGCTCGATGCACATCGCCGACCTGTCGAAGGGCATGCTGGGGGCGAACGGCATCGTCGGTGGCGGTCCGCCGCTGGCCATGGGCGCCTCGATCGCCTTCCGCAACCGCGGCAAGGGCGAAGTCGCCGTCGCGCTGGCCGGTGACGGCAGCTGCAACTCCGGTCCGGTGTTCGAGGCCATGAACATGGCCGTGATGCTGAACCTGCCGGTGATCTTCGTATTCGAGAACAACGGCTATTCCGAACAGACCGCGCCGGCCTACGCCGTTGGCGCCGGCAAGACCGACATGGTCCGCCGCGCCCAGGGCTTCGGCATGCCCGCGTCCAAGGCGGACGGCACCGATTTCTTCGCGGTCTATGACATGACCCGCGAAGCCGTCGAGCGCGCCCGCAATGGCGGCGGCCCGACCGCGCTGGAGTTCGAGTGCCTGCGCTTCTTCGGTCACTTCGAGGGCGATCCCCAGAAGTACCGCATCAAGGGCGAAGTCGAGATGGCCCGCGAGAGCATGGATTGCCTGAAGAACTTCCGTAAGCGCGTGACCGAAGCCAAGCTGCTCGAAGCCTCGGATCTCGACAGCATTGATTCCGAAGTCCTGAAGCTCATCGACGAGGCCGTCGCGGAAGCCATTGCAGCGCCGTTCCCGCCGGATACGGACGTCACCAAAAACGTCTACATCAACTACTAA
- a CDS encoding pyruvate dehydrogenase complex E1 component subunit beta: MAIKTYREAITEALMIEMDRDERVIVMGEDVAGGAGGSAGVRDNQNGIFGTYPQFHARYGENRFIDTPISEAAIVGAAAGAALAGLRPVVEIMFADFIGYCLDQIMNQAAKFRYMFGGTSRTPMVLRTAYGAGLSAAAQHSQAIYPIITHIPGVKVAVPSKPADVKGLMLTAIRDDDPVIFFDHKALFGVQGEVPEGDTPIPFGKGMRYREGKDATVVAIGRMVHFSEAVVDKLAKENGITCDVIDPRTTSPLDEDIILSSVEKTGRLIIVDESTPRCSVAGDISSMVAMKGFDFLDAPIELVTSAHSPVPFAPNLERAYLPSGGRIEAAIRKAVEY; this comes from the coding sequence ATGGCAATCAAGACTTATCGCGAGGCGATCACCGAAGCTCTGATGATCGAGATGGACCGTGACGAGCGGGTCATCGTGATGGGCGAGGACGTCGCTGGGGGCGCCGGTGGCTCCGCGGGTGTACGCGACAACCAGAACGGTATTTTCGGCACCTATCCGCAGTTCCATGCCCGCTACGGCGAGAACCGCTTCATCGACACGCCGATCTCCGAGGCCGCCATCGTCGGCGCGGCCGCGGGCGCGGCGCTTGCCGGTCTGCGTCCGGTCGTCGAAATCATGTTCGCGGACTTCATCGGCTACTGCCTGGATCAGATCATGAACCAGGCCGCCAAGTTTCGGTACATGTTCGGCGGTACGTCGCGGACCCCGATGGTGCTGCGTACGGCTTACGGCGCCGGCCTTTCGGCCGCGGCCCAGCATTCGCAGGCCATTTACCCGATCATCACGCACATTCCGGGCGTGAAGGTCGCGGTGCCGTCGAAGCCGGCGGACGTGAAGGGCCTCATGCTGACCGCCATCCGTGACGATGATCCGGTGATCTTCTTCGATCACAAGGCATTGTTCGGCGTCCAGGGCGAGGTGCCGGAAGGCGATACCCCGATCCCGTTCGGCAAGGGCATGCGCTACCGTGAAGGCAAGGACGCGACGGTCGTCGCCATCGGCCGCATGGTGCATTTCTCGGAAGCCGTCGTCGACAAGCTGGCGAAGGAAAATGGCATCACCTGTGACGTCATCGACCCGCGCACCACGTCGCCGCTCGACGAGGACATCATCCTGTCGAGCGTCGAGAAGACGGGCCGCCTGATCATCGTCGACGAATCGACCCCGCGCTGCTCGGTGGCCGGCGACATTTCGTCCATGGTGGCCATGAAGGGCTTCGACTTCCTGGATGCGCCGATCGAGCTGGTCACCTCGGCTCACTCGCCGGTGCCGTTCGCGCCGAATCTGGAAAGGGCCTACCTGCCCAGCGGTGGCCGGATCGAAGCAGCCATCCGCAAGGCCGTCGAGTACTGA
- a CDS encoding 2-oxo acid dehydrogenase subunit E2, translating to MANIKAIIMPKWGLEMVEGTLAKWHVTEGQPVDKGQPIMDVETEKIANEVEADIPGVMRRRVAEEGQVIPVGGLLGVIADKDVSDADVDAFVGSYKSEAFGRVEALGSDNDKPAQASAGSAGSYGSASVNDTAGVSDEDDGEGSGKRASPRARKLAETLGVDINKVTSDGPRISDRDVQAYFDSLPKDKPVAAEPPRKLWATPRVKVLAKKLGVDLADLVGTGKNGRITQDDVRAYADEINGPLNEDVRSTPAVRKLAKELGVDIARVQGSGKNGRITREDVEAAAAAPKGAPAPAGTSYVPGENPHTVQPLNTMRKTIARRLTEAKQNIPHIYLTVDVELDRLLARRQKVNASADVKASVNDFIIRACGLALKHVPQMNVQYHDDGLHFFKHADISMAVSLEGGLITPIVRAADVKSVQDIAAETKDLASRARSGKLKMEEIQGGTFSISNMGMLGIRNFDAVINPPQGAILAVGKGEERIIARNGAPAVATVMTVTLSCDHRAIDGALGARFLEVFKDLIEEPLALVL from the coding sequence ATGGCCAATATCAAGGCAATCATCATGCCGAAATGGGGCCTCGAGATGGTCGAGGGTACCCTGGCCAAGTGGCACGTCACGGAAGGGCAGCCCGTTGACAAGGGCCAGCCGATCATGGACGTCGAAACCGAAAAGATAGCGAACGAGGTTGAAGCCGACATTCCGGGTGTCATGCGCCGCCGCGTCGCCGAAGAGGGTCAGGTGATCCCGGTCGGCGGCCTGCTGGGCGTCATCGCCGACAAGGATGTCTCCGATGCCGACGTGGATGCGTTCGTGGGATCATACAAATCCGAGGCTTTCGGACGCGTCGAAGCGCTCGGCTCGGACAATGACAAGCCCGCTCAGGCGTCGGCCGGCAGCGCGGGTTCCTACGGCTCGGCATCGGTCAACGACACGGCCGGGGTGTCCGACGAGGATGACGGCGAGGGTTCCGGCAAGCGTGCGTCTCCGCGCGCCCGCAAGCTGGCGGAAACGCTGGGTGTCGACATCAACAAGGTGACGAGCGACGGTCCGCGCATTTCCGACCGCGACGTTCAGGCTTATTTCGACAGCCTTCCCAAGGACAAGCCGGTCGCGGCGGAGCCGCCGCGCAAGCTGTGGGCGACGCCGCGGGTCAAGGTTCTCGCCAAGAAGCTGGGCGTCGATCTGGCCGATCTGGTGGGCACCGGCAAGAATGGCCGCATCACCCAGGATGACGTCCGCGCCTATGCCGACGAAATCAACGGTCCGCTGAACGAAGACGTGCGCAGCACGCCGGCCGTGCGCAAGCTGGCCAAGGAACTGGGCGTCGATATTGCCCGGGTCCAGGGATCCGGCAAGAACGGCCGCATCACCCGCGAGGACGTGGAAGCCGCCGCCGCCGCGCCCAAGGGTGCTCCCGCGCCGGCCGGCACGAGCTATGTGCCAGGCGAGAACCCGCATACGGTTCAGCCGCTCAACACCATGCGCAAGACCATTGCCCGCCGCCTGACGGAAGCGAAGCAGAACATTCCGCACATCTACCTGACGGTGGATGTGGAACTGGACCGCCTGCTCGCGCGCCGTCAGAAGGTCAATGCCAGCGCGGATGTGAAGGCCTCGGTCAACGACTTCATCATCCGTGCCTGCGGTCTGGCGCTCAAGCATGTGCCGCAGATGAACGTGCAGTACCACGACGACGGTCTGCACTTCTTCAAGCATGCGGACATCTCGATGGCCGTATCCCTCGAAGGTGGTCTCATCACCCCGATCGTCCGTGCGGCCGACGTGAAATCGGTGCAGGACATCGCGGCCGAGACCAAGGATCTGGCCAGCCGCGCGCGTAGCGGCAAGCTGAAGATGGAAGAGATCCAGGGCGGCACGTTCAGCATCTCCAACATGGGCATGCTCGGTATCCGCAACTTCGATGCCGTGATCAATCCGCCGCAGGGTGCGATTCTCGCGGTGGGCAAGGGCGAGGAGCGTATCATCGCCCGCAATGGCGCGCCGGCCGTCGCCACCGTGATGACCGTCACGCTGTCGTGCGATCATCGCGCCATCGACGGTGCCTTGGGCGCCCGGTTCCTCGAAGTCTTCAAGGACCTGATCGAAGAGCCTCTCGCGCTGGTGCTCTAG
- a CDS encoding MmgE/PrpD family protein, with product MSKNPLESFGAWTAEVSDSWPADALEWAHREFIDVIAVMIPGAAEPATRHAYDAVRQWGQGPCAVVGQRSRLSAPWAALVNGTAGHALDFDDNFDPPKAHATTVLAPAILALAEQENLSGAACLDAYIVGLQIMGRVGQGVNPTHRNRGWHATATVGVIGAAAACARLLQLDAHASAHALSAATSMSAGFMSQFGTMMKPVHAGLAAKGGIMAATFAQAGITAGMETLDGRTGMNRLMVGPDYEELRDTITHVEHGQNLRYEVDSVGAPLLITEHKFRVKRFPTCGAIHRAMDGMLDLRSQYGFQASDVTSVDLYMPRVHFNNVMYTDPRDPLQAKFSAEYAVGCVLARGDCTLADFRPEAVMREDVRGLFPIIHRHPVDKLEGEFPTEVHVTLKNGRTVKAVIDMPLGSKKAPFSDAQYWAKFDACCDGFLSGRDAAELRKALERLPDLPQIGDLMRHLVLPFAQVA from the coding sequence GTGAGCAAGAACCCGCTGGAAAGCTTTGGCGCCTGGACCGCGGAAGTTTCCGATTCCTGGCCGGCGGACGCCCTCGAATGGGCGCACCGCGAGTTTATCGACGTGATTGCCGTGATGATCCCCGGCGCCGCCGAACCAGCGACCCGCCACGCCTATGACGCGGTCAGGCAGTGGGGGCAGGGGCCCTGCGCCGTGGTCGGCCAGCGCAGCCGGCTCTCGGCGCCGTGGGCGGCGCTGGTCAACGGGACCGCCGGCCACGCGCTGGACTTCGACGACAATTTCGATCCGCCTAAGGCGCATGCGACGACGGTGCTGGCGCCCGCGATCCTGGCGCTGGCCGAACAGGAAAACCTGTCCGGCGCGGCCTGTCTGGATGCCTATATCGTCGGGCTGCAGATCATGGGGCGGGTGGGACAGGGCGTGAACCCGACCCATCGCAACCGTGGCTGGCACGCCACGGCGACCGTCGGCGTGATCGGCGCCGCGGCGGCGTGCGCACGCCTTCTGCAGCTTGACGCCCACGCGTCGGCCCATGCGCTCTCCGCGGCCACCAGCATGTCCGCCGGCTTCATGTCCCAGTTCGGCACCATGATGAAGCCCGTCCACGCCGGATTGGCCGCCAAGGGCGGCATCATGGCGGCGACCTTCGCCCAGGCCGGGATCACGGCCGGCATGGAAACCCTCGATGGCCGCACCGGCATGAACCGGCTGATGGTCGGTCCGGACTATGAGGAGCTTCGGGATACGATCACCCATGTCGAGCATGGCCAGAACCTGCGCTATGAAGTCGACAGCGTCGGCGCGCCGCTGCTGATCACCGAACACAAGTTCCGGGTGAAGCGCTTCCCGACCTGCGGCGCCATCCACCGCGCCATGGACGGCATGCTCGACCTGCGTAGCCAGTATGGATTTCAGGCCTCGGATGTGACCTCGGTCGATCTCTACATGCCGCGCGTGCACTTCAACAACGTCATGTACACCGATCCGCGGGACCCGCTGCAGGCCAAGTTTTCGGCCGAATATGCCGTGGGATGCGTGCTTGCGCGCGGCGACTGCACCCTGGCGGATTTCCGTCCGGAAGCCGTCATGCGCGAGGACGTCCGCGGCCTGTTTCCGATCATTCATCGTCATCCCGTCGACAAGCTGGAAGGCGAGTTTCCCACCGAGGTCCATGTGACCCTGAAGAACGGCCGCACCGTCAAGGCCGTGATCGACATGCCGCTGGGCAGCAAGAAGGCGCCTTTCTCCGATGCCCAGTACTGGGCCAAGTTCGATGCCTGCTGCGATGGCTTCCTGTCCGGACGCGACGCCGCCGAATTGCGCAAGGCGCTGGAGCGTCTGCCCGACCTGCCTCAGATCGGCGATCTCATGCGCCACCTCGTTCTCCCGTTCGCGCAGGTCGCGTGA
- a CDS encoding nucleotidyltransferase family protein — translation MTPRPLPDSFPPATVLVMAASRKGVNDPVALLQNKSHKCLVEIDGQVMLERVLEALIDSGCFSRIYVSVEEENILRATPRMSAWVDEGRVAFVRSSGNLADSVLSAVDVIPNPLPLIITTGDNALHTPELIRDFMTAFWTRDEDVALAFTRDDVVLRDYANSGLAFHMLKDGGYSACNLYALRREKSLSAVRVFESGGQFGKRHKRILKAFGVTPFILYKLKLTGLDGLIKVIGRKLRVTIDPVLLQYPYGPIDVDNKNSFDITEETLRKRRNKTG, via the coding sequence ATGACGCCTCGCCCGCTTCCGGACTCCTTCCCGCCAGCCACCGTCCTGGTCATGGCCGCCAGCCGCAAGGGCGTGAACGATCCCGTCGCGCTGCTGCAGAACAAGTCGCACAAGTGCCTTGTCGAGATCGACGGACAGGTCATGCTTGAGCGCGTGCTCGAGGCGCTGATCGACAGCGGTTGCTTCAGCCGCATCTATGTGTCGGTCGAGGAGGAGAACATCCTGCGGGCGACGCCCCGGATGAGCGCCTGGGTCGACGAGGGCCGTGTTGCCTTCGTGCGCAGCAGTGGCAATCTGGCCGACAGCGTGCTCTCGGCCGTCGACGTGATTCCGAATCCGTTGCCGCTGATCATCACCACCGGCGACAACGCCTTGCATACGCCCGAGCTGATCCGCGATTTCATGACGGCGTTCTGGACCCGGGACGAGGACGTCGCCCTGGCGTTCACCCGCGACGATGTTGTGTTGCGCGACTACGCCAATTCCGGCCTGGCATTCCACATGCTGAAGGATGGCGGCTATTCCGCCTGCAACCTCTATGCGCTACGCCGCGAGAAGTCCCTCTCGGCCGTGCGGGTTTTCGAGAGCGGCGGCCAGTTCGGCAAGCGGCACAAGCGCATCCTCAAGGCCTTCGGCGTCACGCCGTTCATTCTCTACAAGCTAAAACTGACCGGTCTCGACGGGCTGATCAAGGTCATCGGCCGCAAGCTGCGGGTGACCATCGACCCGGTGCTTCTGCAGTATCCCTATGGCCCGATCGACGTGGACAACAAGAACTCCTTCGATATCACCGAGGAAACGCTGCGCAAGCGGCGTAATAAGACGGGCTGA
- a CDS encoding helix-turn-helix transcriptional regulator translates to MNGFLEDEMRSKFGVRLHVARRAAGFSRQTSFASALGVSPSRLSQWERGKRMPDMIYLGKICTITGVTLDWLYFGNAASMPYGMMQRIHALQGGD, encoded by the coding sequence ATGAACGGCTTTCTCGAAGATGAAATGCGTAGCAAATTCGGGGTGCGCCTCCACGTTGCGCGGAGGGCCGCCGGCTTTTCTCGACAAACCAGCTTTGCTTCGGCTCTTGGCGTAAGCCCCTCACGGCTTAGCCAGTGGGAACGGGGCAAGCGTATGCCCGATATGATCTATCTAGGAAAGATCTGTACGATAACCGGTGTAACTTTGGACTGGCTGTACTTTGGAAATGCGGCATCGATGCCTTACGGCATGATGCAGCGAATCCACGCATTGCAGGGCGGCGACTAG
- a CDS encoding NTP transferase domain-containing protein produces MDQKRCVALIMAANRKGGANPVAEQAGVSHKCLTQLAGITMIERVLRVIRSSGRFHRLIVSIEDSNLFENIPYICQLVESGQLEIIESKETLEGSAIAVASRLAEADYPLFITTADNVLHTEGVISGFIDEAHASGVDVAFALTPRSVVESAYPSEAPTIGYLKFADGDHSNCNVYYLRDSGALRAVKVMRYGGQFRSHPWRILRAVGLGTLIRYKLGLLTLEDLLKRLRNLFNLSIGIIIIRMAEAPIDVDGSESLVLAERILSLREARNAA; encoded by the coding sequence TTGGATCAGAAGAGATGTGTAGCACTTATAATGGCGGCGAACCGTAAAGGGGGAGCAAACCCCGTAGCGGAGCAAGCTGGCGTATCACATAAATGTCTGACGCAACTTGCCGGAATCACAATGATTGAACGCGTGTTGCGTGTAATCAGGAGTTCAGGCCGCTTTCATAGATTGATTGTGTCCATTGAGGATTCTAATTTATTTGAAAATATACCTTATATTTGCCAATTAGTAGAGTCAGGTCAACTAGAAATAATTGAAAGTAAAGAAACGTTAGAAGGCAGCGCGATTGCTGTAGCAAGTCGACTGGCGGAGGCGGATTATCCGCTATTTATCACGACGGCGGACAATGTTCTCCATACTGAAGGCGTGATTAGCGGTTTTATCGATGAGGCCCACGCCAGTGGTGTTGATGTTGCGTTTGCGCTGACGCCTCGGAGCGTGGTTGAGAGTGCTTACCCCTCCGAGGCGCCTACTATAGGTTACCTTAAATTCGCAGACGGCGACCATTCGAACTGCAATGTTTATTATCTTCGCGATTCCGGAGCTCTACGCGCCGTAAAGGTCATGAGGTACGGGGGGCAATTTCGCTCCCACCCTTGGCGCATATTACGCGCCGTCGGATTGGGAACCCTAATTAGATATAAGCTAGGGCTTCTTACTCTCGAGGATCTTCTAAAAAGACTGCGGAACTTATTCAATCTATCAATTGGTATAATTATAATTAGAATGGCGGAAGCACCTATAGACGTGGACGGAAGTGAAAGTCTTGTCTTAGCAGAGCGTATCCTGTCTCTGAGGGAGGCCAGGAATGCGGCATAA
- a CDS encoding nucleotide sugar dehydrogenase, giving the protein MNRPSVIHPLPLKLDDVRIGVVGLGYVGLPVAVAFADQFPTFGVDINGKRVADLQAGNDVTMETTAEELRAARLLSFTTEWADLATCNVFIVTVPTPVDSHNHPDLSPLESATRAIGAILKSGDVVIYESTVYPGATEEFCVPILEKVSGLTFNRDFFAGYSPERLNPGNKELKLSDIKKITSGSTPEVADFVDALYGRIINAGTHKAPSIRVAEAAKVMENTQRDLNIALVNELAMICNRLGIDTLDVLEAAGTKWNFLPFRPGLVGGHCIGVDPYYLTHKAEEIGHHPEVILAGRRINDRVGKYVVNQFVRLLGRRGLLKDDLRVLVLGFSFKENCPDARNTRVADIVGHLHEFDIDVDVYDPWVNPDECEHEYGIRPIQALEEGRYDGIILAVAHEEFIRMGAEGIRALGRAGSVLYDVKSVLPKDAVDQRL; this is encoded by the coding sequence ATGAACCGCCCCTCCGTGATCCATCCGTTGCCGCTCAAACTCGACGACGTGCGCATCGGCGTCGTTGGCCTGGGCTATGTGGGGCTGCCGGTCGCGGTGGCTTTCGCCGATCAGTTTCCGACTTTCGGCGTGGACATCAACGGCAAGCGCGTCGCCGACCTTCAGGCCGGTAACGACGTGACCATGGAGACCACGGCGGAAGAGCTGCGCGCGGCGCGGCTTTTGTCCTTCACCACCGAATGGGCCGACCTCGCCACCTGCAACGTCTTCATCGTCACGGTGCCGACCCCCGTCGACAGCCACAACCATCCCGATCTGAGCCCGCTGGAAAGCGCCACGCGCGCCATCGGCGCGATCCTGAAAAGCGGCGACGTTGTGATCTATGAATCAACCGTCTATCCAGGGGCGACCGAGGAATTCTGCGTGCCGATCCTGGAGAAGGTTTCCGGCCTGACGTTCAACCGCGACTTCTTCGCCGGCTACAGTCCCGAGCGGCTCAATCCGGGCAACAAGGAACTGAAGCTCTCCGACATCAAGAAGATCACCTCCGGCTCCACGCCGGAAGTCGCCGACTTCGTCGACGCGCTCTATGGCCGCATCATCAACGCGGGGACGCACAAGGCGCCGTCGATCCGCGTCGCGGAAGCGGCCAAGGTGATGGAAAACACCCAGCGCGACCTGAACATCGCCTTGGTCAACGAGCTGGCCATGATCTGCAACCGGCTGGGCATCGATACGCTGGACGTGCTCGAGGCGGCCGGAACCAAGTGGAACTTCCTGCCCTTCCGCCCGGGCCTCGTCGGCGGTCACTGCATCGGCGTCGATCCCTACTACCTCACCCACAAGGCGGAGGAGATCGGCCACCATCCGGAAGTGATCCTGGCAGGACGCCGGATCAACGACCGGGTCGGCAAATATGTGGTGAACCAGTTCGTGCGCCTGCTGGGCCGCCGAGGCCTGTTGAAGGACGATCTGCGCGTTCTGGTGCTGGGCTTCTCGTTCAAGGAAAATTGCCCGGACGCCCGCAACACGCGCGTCGCCGATATCGTCGGCCATCTGCACGAGTTCGATATCGACGTGGATGTGTACGACCCCTGGGTCAATCCCGACGAATGCGAGCATGAATACGGCATTCGGCCGATACAGGCACTGGAAGAGGGCCGCTACGACGGCATCATCCTCGCCGTGGCCCATGAGGAGTTCATCCGGATGGGCGCCGAAGGTATCCGCGCCCTCGGCCGCGCCGGCTCCGTCCTTTACGACGTCAAATCGGTGCTGCCGAAAGACGCCGTCGACCAGCGGCTTTAA